A portion of the Candidatus Manganitrophaceae bacterium genome contains these proteins:
- a CDS encoding ABC transporter permease, with the protein MLTFILRRLLWAIPVLWVVATLTFLIMHIVPGGPFDKEKKLPPEIKANVEAKYHLDQPLSRQYLLYIEGLLRGDLGPSYKYLGRTVNDVIADTFPVSMQLGFLALSFALIFGLIAGILSSVTAHTLWDRASMFFATAGVSTPNFVLGALLIYFFSHRYKIFPPALWEDPRHAVLPAIALGLAPAAYIARLARSSILETNRQDYVRTARSKGLSETAILFRHILKNAITPVVTILGPLTATLVTGSFVVEFIFSVPGMGKYFITAVTNRDYPLIMGVTLLYAVLIVIANLLVDLLYTLIDPRVRLE; encoded by the coding sequence ATCCTCACCTTTATTCTTCGTCGGCTTCTTTGGGCGATCCCCGTTCTCTGGGTCGTGGCGACGCTCACCTTTCTGATCATGCACATCGTCCCCGGCGGGCCGTTTGATAAAGAAAAGAAGCTTCCCCCCGAAATCAAAGCAAACGTCGAGGCGAAGTATCATCTCGATCAGCCGCTCTCCAGACAATATCTCCTCTACATCGAAGGGCTGCTCCGCGGCGACCTCGGCCCGTCGTACAAATATTTGGGACGGACGGTGAACGACGTCATCGCCGATACCTTTCCGGTGTCGATGCAGCTCGGCTTCCTGGCGCTCAGCTTCGCGCTGATTTTTGGACTGATCGCCGGGATCCTCTCCTCCGTGACGGCCCACACCCTGTGGGACCGGGCCAGCATGTTTTTTGCCACCGCCGGCGTCTCCACCCCCAACTTTGTTTTGGGGGCGCTTCTGATCTATTTCTTTTCGCATCGCTATAAAATTTTTCCGCCGGCCCTGTGGGAAGACCCCCGGCATGCCGTTCTCCCGGCGATCGCCTTGGGACTGGCCCCGGCCGCCTACATCGCGCGGCTCGCCCGATCGAGTATCTTGGAGACTAACCGACAAGATTACGTCCGGACCGCCCGGTCGAAGGGGCTCTCGGAAACAGCGATTCTCTTTCGGCACATTTTGAAGAACGCCATCACACCGGTCGTCACGATTTTGGGACCGCTCACCGCGACCCTCGTGACCGGCTCATTCGTGGTCGAATTCATCTTCTCCGTTCCGGGAATGGGGAAATATTTCATCACGGCGGTCACCAACCGGGACTATCCGCTGATCATGGGGGTAACCCTTCTTTATGCCGTCCTGATTGTGATCGCCAACCTGCTGGTCGATCTGCTCTATACGCTCATCGATCCCCGCGTGAGGCTGGAGTAG
- a CDS encoding PAS domain S-box protein yields MIFLLFFAGVVLLLSGSLWAALRQGKAPPQTSHPPFHPIDQTLNRIDEAVVVSDAAWTLLDCNPAFTALFGYTNAELKGKTLFSLFAAEADLPEGRPDRNVPLTILRYRKRNGAVFPGETSFSYQQHADPRFNRIIALVRDGTERVEAEEKIKHLNESLERRIADRTAQLQAMNTDLQAEINDRKRIERHLAAEHAVTQILAKSRALTEVAPRILQILCENLEWDLGLFWITNDQVRVLTCIESWSRASINAIDAAPFESTNRESLFWPDEGLPGQVWTDGEPIWLPDIAEADNFTRKASAQRAGLRAALAFPIRGRTGVSGVIEFFSREVKRPNTERLQLLSNIGSQIGQFIDRKESERALWESETRKRAILAAAPDSMITIDHEGTVLEFNPAAERMFGYSKGSILGLNIADRIIPPHLRERHREAIARYLAAEEGSILNRRIETTAMRADGTEFPVELTIIRIPLDGPPLFQGFLRDLTERKEIEAKLHQRERRFRALIEQSSDAIALVTASGTTLYASPSTSRLLGYSIDEFITKKVFDLIHPEDQERTRLLFGRLIHEPGRRVTAEYRIRHKDGAWRWMEGIATNLIEDPGVGAVVVNYRDITDRKRTEEALAAEKEWLAVTLGSIGDGVMATDVAGSILFINKAAQALSGWGAEEAIGRPLQTVFRIVDERSRAKVENPVQEVLETGEVVALANHTLLIARDGKEHAIADSAAPIRDREGRIIGVVLVFRDVTEKERMEGEFLKTSTLEPLGILAGGVAHDFNNILTSILGNLSLSMLSIDSDTDLHRHLTQAEKASNRARDLAQQLLTFAKGGTPVKKTASVVDLLKESSNFAVRGSNVRCSFILDEAPWPVEIDEGQISQVIHNLILNAQQAMPEGGTIEIKAENRWVEEEESRTVPLKEGPYLRISIRDFGVGMPREHLMKIFDPYFTTKEKGTGLGLSTSYSIIKKHDGHIEVESELGSGSTFSIYLPARPGAAIQEMEKPTELSALKGEGRILVVDDEEGIRHVVGEMLRHLGYEVTATGEGADAIERYRHASEAGRPFDLMMIDLTIPGGMGGKEAAKRLREIDPQARIVAVSGYSSDPIQSELKDSGFSGFIPKPFSLNELGQMVKEVLAKQPE; encoded by the coding sequence ATGATCTTTCTTCTTTTTTTTGCGGGGGTTGTCCTTCTCCTATCCGGATCGCTCTGGGCCGCACTGCGGCAGGGGAAAGCGCCTCCGCAGACCTCCCATCCTCCCTTCCATCCGATAGACCAGACTCTCAACCGGATCGACGAGGCCGTCGTCGTCTCCGATGCGGCGTGGACCCTCCTCGACTGCAATCCGGCCTTTACCGCTCTCTTCGGTTATACCAATGCTGAGTTAAAGGGAAAGACGCTCTTCTCCCTCTTCGCAGCGGAGGCCGATTTGCCGGAAGGTCGGCCGGATAGAAACGTCCCCTTGACCATCCTCCGCTACCGAAAGCGGAACGGAGCGGTCTTTCCCGGAGAGACCAGCTTCTCTTATCAGCAACACGCCGACCCCCGTTTCAATCGCATCATCGCCTTGGTGCGGGACGGGACCGAGCGGGTGGAGGCGGAGGAGAAAATCAAACATCTCAACGAATCGCTGGAGCGGCGGATCGCCGATCGAACCGCGCAGCTCCAGGCGATGAATACCGACCTTCAAGCCGAGATCAATGATCGCAAACGGATCGAGCGCCACCTTGCCGCCGAGCATGCGGTGACGCAGATTCTGGCCAAATCGAGAGCGCTGACCGAGGTGGCCCCGAGAATCCTTCAAATCCTCTGCGAAAACCTCGAATGGGATCTCGGCCTCTTTTGGATCACGAACGATCAGGTGCGCGTCCTCACCTGTATCGAAAGCTGGAGCCGGGCATCGATCAATGCGATCGATGCCGCCCCCTTTGAGTCGACCAACCGGGAGAGCCTCTTCTGGCCGGACGAGGGGCTTCCGGGACAGGTCTGGACCGACGGAGAGCCGATCTGGTTGCCCGATATTGCCGAAGCCGACAATTTTACCCGGAAGGCGAGCGCGCAACGGGCGGGACTCCGCGCCGCGCTCGCCTTTCCAATCCGAGGGAGAACGGGCGTCTCCGGAGTGATTGAGTTTTTCAGCCGCGAGGTCAAACGGCCCAATACGGAACGACTACAGCTGCTGTCGAACATCGGAAGCCAGATCGGACAATTCATCGACCGGAAAGAGTCCGAAAGAGCCCTCTGGGAAAGCGAGACGAGAAAACGGGCGATCTTGGCGGCGGCCCCCGACAGCATGATTACCATCGATCACGAGGGGACGGTGTTGGAGTTCAATCCGGCGGCCGAGCGGATGTTCGGCTATTCAAAGGGAAGCATCCTCGGCCTGAACATCGCCGATCGGATCATCCCGCCGCATTTGAGAGAACGCCATCGGGAGGCGATCGCAAGATACCTCGCGGCGGAAGAAGGATCTATTTTGAACCGGCGGATCGAAACAACGGCGATGCGGGCCGACGGAACCGAATTTCCGGTCGAGCTGACGATCATCCGGATTCCATTGGACGGGCCGCCGCTGTTCCAAGGATTTCTTCGGGACCTGACCGAGCGAAAGGAGATCGAGGCGAAACTTCACCAACGGGAGCGGCGGTTCCGGGCGCTGATCGAGCAGAGTTCGGATGCGATCGCGCTGGTGACGGCGTCCGGGACAACCCTCTATGCCAGCCCGTCAACCTCCCGGCTGCTCGGCTATTCGATCGATGAATTCATCACCAAAAAGGTATTCGATCTTATCCATCCCGAAGACCAAGAGCGGACCCGCCTCCTTTTCGGTCGGTTGATTCACGAGCCGGGCCGTCGCGTCACGGCCGAATACCGGATTCGGCACAAAGACGGCGCCTGGCGCTGGATGGAAGGGATTGCGACGAACCTGATCGAGGACCCCGGCGTCGGGGCGGTGGTGGTGAACTACCGCGACATCACCGATCGGAAGCGGACCGAGGAGGCGCTGGCGGCGGAGAAGGAGTGGTTGGCCGTTACCCTCGGTTCTATCGGAGACGGGGTGATGGCGACCGACGTCGCCGGATCGATTCTCTTCATCAACAAAGCGGCGCAAGCGCTCAGCGGTTGGGGGGCGGAGGAGGCGATCGGCCGGCCGCTGCAGACCGTCTTTCGGATCGTCGATGAAAGGAGCCGCGCCAAGGTCGAAAATCCGGTTCAAGAGGTCCTGGAGACCGGGGAAGTGGTTGCCTTGGCGAACCACACCCTCCTGATCGCACGCGACGGGAAGGAACATGCCATTGCCGACAGCGCCGCCCCCATTCGCGATCGAGAGGGAAGGATCATCGGGGTCGTTTTGGTCTTTCGGGATGTCACCGAGAAGGAGCGGATGGAAGGGGAGTTCCTCAAGACGAGCACGCTGGAGCCGCTCGGAATTTTGGCGGGAGGGGTCGCCCACGATTTTAACAACATCCTCACCTCGATTCTCGGAAACCTCTCTCTGTCGATGCTCTCCATTGATTCCGACACCGATCTACACCGGCACCTCACCCAGGCGGAGAAGGCGTCGAATCGGGCGCGCGACCTCGCGCAGCAGCTGCTGACTTTCGCCAAAGGAGGAACGCCGGTGAAGAAGACCGCTTCGGTGGTCGACCTCCTCAAAGAGTCTTCGAACTTCGCCGTCCGAGGGTCGAACGTCCGATGCAGTTTTATATTGGATGAGGCGCCCTGGCCGGTCGAAATCGACGAGGGGCAGATCAGTCAGGTCATTCACAATCTCATCCTCAACGCGCAGCAGGCGATGCCGGAGGGGGGAACGATCGAAATTAAAGCGGAGAACCGTTGGGTCGAAGAGGAGGAGAGCCGAACCGTTCCGCTGAAAGAGGGTCCTTATCTCCGGATCTCGATCCGGGACTTCGGGGTCGGGATGCCGCGCGAGCACCTGATGAAAATTTTTGATCCCTACTTCACTACCAAAGAGAAAGGGACCGGGCTGGGACTCTCTACCTCCTATTCGATCATCAAGAAACATGACGGCCACATCGAGGTCGAATCGGAGCTCGGATCGGGATCGACCTTCTCGATTTACCTGCCGGCGCGGCCCGGCGCCGCCATCCAGGAGATGGAGAAGCCGACCGAGCTCTCCGCGCTGAAAGGGGAGGGGAGGATCTTGGTCGTCGATGACGAGGAGGGGATCCGTCACGTCGTCGGAGAGATGTTGCGCCACCTCGGCTATGAGGTGACGGCGACCGGCGAGGGGGCCGACGCCATCGAACGTTACCGTCATGCCAGCGAAGCGGGCCGGCCGTTTGATCTCATGATGATCGATCTGACGATCCCCGGGGGGATGGGAGGAAAGGAGGCGGCCAAAAGATTGCGGGAGATCGATCCGCAGGCCCGCATCGTCGCCGTCAGCGGCTACAGCAGCGACCCGATCCAATCCGAGCTAAAAGATTCAGGCTTCAGCGGATTCATCCCAAAACCGTTCAGTTTGAACGAATTGGGGCAGATGGTCAAAGAGGTTCTCGCAAAACAGCCAGAATAG